The Rhododendron vialii isolate Sample 1 chromosome 8a, ASM3025357v1 genome has a window encoding:
- the LOC131336280 gene encoding UPF0725 protein At1g23960, with product MRETSVMLKEEHFLLAKYCRFTPQEHMHYLRRMKESDGFDIEGFLDNIDPWDMSIRPMKLHLFPPDNVIWKSLEDYSKVALDKYKQHTRATKYQFALLLKANCRSGCPLVYYITFQDHDVARSHNKNFQACLTIILNETVVPLCRPKP from the coding sequence ATGCGCGAAACTAGTGTAATGCTAAAGGAGGAACATTTTCTTTTAGCAAAATATTGTCGATTTACACCCCAAGAGCATATGCATTACCTTAGGAGGATGAAGGAGAGTGACGGGTTTGATATCGAGGGTTTTCTTGATAATATTGATCCTTGGGATATGTCTATTAGACCAATGAAGCTTCACTTGTTCCCCCCTGATAATGTGATATGGAAGAGCCTCGAAGATTACTCAAAGGTTGCTCTTGACAAGTACAAGCAGCATACCAGGGCAACAAAGTACCAGTTTGCATTGTTGCTCAAGGCAAACTGTCGCAGTGGTTGCCCTTTAGTGTATTATATTACCTTTCAGGACCATGATGTGGCTCGTTCTCATAACAAGAATTTCCAAGCTTGCTTAACTATTATTCTGAATGAGACAGTGGTCCCTTTATGTAGGCCTAAACCGTAG